ACAGCAGTAAATGCTTTCAATTGCTCAATACTGCTAAGTTCAGCGAACTGTGCAAGACGTTCTTTTTTCACCATGATCGCCCGCTTACCTATGTAGCCTTTAAATAAAGGCACAGGAATGGCTATTGCGATTTGCTCACGATCAGGGCTGGTCATACTCCAATGTAAGTCAACTTTTCCTGACGAGAGTGCCATCAAAGTACGCTGTTGATGAGGATGAACTGTGACATGCTCGTAGTCGTAAGTGGCGTCTGCAGCTTTTAACGCTTTATCGAGCAACTCATAAAGGTAATGATCTCGCTCATAAAGCTTTCTTGGCTCTTTCGCGACTTTTATAGTTTCAATTTCTTTTGCCTGAAGCTGAAAAGAAGCACAAACACTTATAATAATGAAAAAATTGATGAGTCTCTGCATATAGTGGGCTCCCACTCATTTTATTCTAAGCTACCCAAAATAGAGCCATGACTCAAGTATTTCTGATTAAGAAACAATCGCCACTGTTGGTCGACGCTTATTCGCCACAAATAAATAGCTGTTGCGA
The Pseudoalteromonas phenolica genome window above contains:
- a CDS encoding substrate-binding periplasmic protein, translating into MQRLINFFIIISVCASFQLQAKEIETIKVAKEPRKLYERDHYLYELLDKALKAADATYDYEHVTVHPHQQRTLMALSSGKVDLHWSMTSPDREQIAIAIPVPLFKGYIGKRAIMVKKERLAQFAELSSIEQLKAFTAVQGHDWPDTKILAFHNLPIKPLSNYQAMFKLLAAGRVDYFPRSFIEVNSELEENPDKFVLLPNVYLEYPTAFYFFVNKAKPQLADDLKRGLNKLKNSGEFDALFSRYFEKDLARLSMYQPDKAIKLKNPYFNAE